A window from Amblyomma americanum isolate KBUSLIRL-KWMA chromosome 7, ASM5285725v1, whole genome shotgun sequence encodes these proteins:
- the LOC144098692 gene encoding uncharacterized protein LOC144098692 → MAGFNGLQLLLLHSLAFWCAVNAGGLHPHTEGFSHSIAHPDGSTHHSTFIRHNTDVVPRDHDSGVYDHDSGHVVSVHSTGAHGYNLGASHVVASRPYGAYASGAYGAYGGLGAYGGLAAYGGLGAYGGSLGAYRTYGAYGAYGAPAYSVAAAAPALSVAAAPAVTVAAPAATTVVSRGAALYGGHTLGGFGYGGGLGLGYGQGLGYGLGLGYGTTVGLGGGVATYGTGYGLGYGAGYGAGYGLSTGYGLAGLGGYGYGYGYPTSRTVVQRGPYIGNRVLPTAFGDVHAPHHEFHHHEHHTVHPVGGAVYGGAAYAAAPALTVAAAPAVAAVGAVHHKVIGADGAILGSFKK, encoded by the exons ATGGCTGGATTCAACGGA CTCCAGCTTCTGCTGCTGCACTCGCTGGCGTTCTGGTGCGCCGTCAACGCCGGCGGCCTGCACCCCCACACCGAGGGTTTCTCGCACTCCATCGCCCACCCGGACGGCTCGACGCACCACTCAACCTTCATCCGGCATAACACGGACGTCGTGCCGCGTGACCACGACTCCGGCGTCTACGACCACGACTCGGGACACGTCGTGTCCGTCCACTCCACTGGAGCGCACGGCTACAACCTCGGCGCCAGCCACGTGGTCGCCTCCAGGCCGTACGGAGCCTACGCCAGCGGGGCCTACGGAGCTTACGGAGGCCTGGGAGCCTACGGAGGCCTGGCAGCCTACGGAGGCCTGGGAGCCTACGGCGGAAGCCTGGGAGCCTACAGAACCTACGGGGCCTACGGCGCCTACGGAGCTCCGGCCTACTCTGTGGCCGCCGCCGCTCCGGCTCTGTCTGTGGCTGCGGCGCCTGCCGTCACTGTCGCTGCCCCTGCTGCCACCACCGTCGTGAGCCGTGGAGCTGCCCTTTACGGAGGACACACGCTCGGTGGCTTCGGATACGGTGGCGGCCTCGGCCTCGGCTACGGACAAGGTCTCGGCTATGGTCTCGGCCTGGGGTACGGCACAACCGTCGGTCTCGGAGGTGGAGTCGCGACCTACGGCACTGGCTACGGCCTTGGCTACGGTGCTGGTTACGGCGCTGGTTACGGTCTGAGCACCGGCTACGGCCTGGCTGGCCTCGGAGGCTACGGCTACGGCTACGGCTATCCCACGTCTCGCACGGTGGTCCAGAGGGGTCCTTACATCGGAAACCGCGTCCTGCCCACAGCCTTCGGCGACGTGCACGCGCCCCACCACGAGTTCCACCACCACGAGCACCACACCGTCCACCCGGTGGGAGGCGCTGTGTACGGAGGCGCCGCGTACGCCGCCGCCCCCGCCCTGaccgtcgccgccgcgccggccgtCGCTGCTGTCGGAGCAGTGCACCACAAGGTCATCGGCGCTGATGGCGCCATCCTGGGCAGCTTCAAGAAATAG
- the LOC144097011 gene encoding uncharacterized protein LOC144097011: protein MKAALTVAAVVLLGSMCAVHAGYPGLFPYGYGAAPALVVPKVVAPVYTPVVAKVPTAVSYSYFHSVHPPPLIKLHAAPALVKLPYAPLYH from the exons ATGAAAGCC GCGCTCACCGTTGCCGCCGTCGTGCTCCTGGGGTCCATGTGCGCCGTGCACGCGGGCTACCCCGGACTGTTTCCATACGGCTACGGAGCGGCGCCCGCCCTGGTGGTGCCCAAGGTGGTGGCCCCCGTGTACACGCCCGTGGTGGCCAAGGTGCCCACGGCCGTCAGCTACTCCTACTTCCACTCGGTGCACCCGCCGCCCCTCATCAAGCTGCACGCCGCACCCGCCCTCGTGAAGCTGCCCTACGCGCCGCTCTACCACTGA